AGGATTTGAGTTTATTTCACATTTCTTAATATAATTTGAATTATCTTACTTATTTACTTAGTTCAGAGATAAAATAATCTAAGAACATTTATAAGATTTACTGTATAAAATGCAAATGATAACTGATGAATGTGATGTAATTTTGGAAATTAAGACAAAATTCATAATTAAATTAAGATATTTTAATAATTTGGTGTTTAGAAAAACAGAGGAGTCTAATTTTTTTTGTAATTTGATAATGGAGGTTTTCTTTGGTGCTAGGATCTAGCACTATAGGTTAAGTTAAAGTGCTGTAGCTGTGAAAAAAAAGCCAAAACCAAGAATCGCATTATTGCGGGAAAAAGCAGGATTAACTCAGTTGGAACTGTCTCGTCTTGTTGGTGTGACTGAAAGCACTATTCAAAACTGGGAAAGTGGCCGGACTGGAACAGACCATATTGAAAGAATTATTAGGTTTTGTAAAGCCTTGAATTGTCAAGTAGAAGACCTGATTGAGTATAAAGATGAATTAACAGAGGAATTTGTCACTAAACCAACTTCTCTAAATGACATTCATCATCTGTTAGGAACTGAAGAGGCGACCTCAACCAGCCGTTTTGAGGCTGGATACTCTCAACATCCAAAAGCACCAGAAATCAGTTTCTAGCGTTGAAACTTATAAGTGTCATAGCTGACCAATACTAAGCTTCTGCCTAGTAATGGTTAGTCGTTAATATTTAGGAATAGAGTTAGTACACTTAAAGCTTAAGCGTGGGGTGGGAAATACCCACCCTACTATGATATGGAAAAAATCTTATAGAAATTTCATGCACGCGAGTTTACAAAGTTTCTAATTGTCGCCAAAAAACATCAACAGTTATAAATTGGTAGCCTTGTTCTAGCAGATGTGGGATCAATAGTTGAATTGTTGCGGCTACTTCTTGTCCACCACAAGCACCATCATGTAGCACAATTAATGAGCCGTTCTGCACTTGCTTGAGAACTCGCTGTACTACTTCTTTGACTCCGGGTCTGACCCAATCTTCAGGAACAACACTCCACATGACTGGACGATATTTCCACTGCTGCAATAGGTTTAAGGTTTTGGGTGTAAATAACCCGTTGGGTGGTCTGACATCACGCACTTTTTCCGCCGGGAGATCACAAGCATCATAGATAGCAGCCTGGGTTTTTTCTAGACTGTCTTTGAGTTCGATGGGCGATAGCATGGGAAAGGAGCGATGGTCGTAACCGTGTAAGCCTATCCAATGACCGCGATCGCAGATTGCTTTGGCAATACTAGGGTTACGGTTAACACAAGCACCCAACCAAAAAAAACTAGCAGTGATGTTGTAGCGATCTAGAACTGCTAATAATTCTGGGGTGTATTGCGGATGGGGGCCATCATCAAAAGTTAAAGCGATCGCTTTGGTAGTAGGTTCTCCATTCCAAAGACAACTAGGGAAACTTGGCTGAAGAATCCGATGAATAATGGGGAACAGAGGCGCAAACTGCATTTGACTATTCCCTAACCTTAACTATAGAGCTTATATCTTAACAGATTCTTGCTGACTCAATTTTGCCACAGGAGCCAGCTTGAGCCTTTTCTTACCCAATAACTCAAAAAATAAGTCTTCATACTGCTCAATTGCTTGCTCAAAAGAAAAATAGGCCTCTGCAAATTTTCTTCCTTGATTGCCTAATTTTGCGGCTAGTATAGGATTTTTATA
Above is a genomic segment from Nostoc sp. MS1 containing:
- a CDS encoding polysaccharide deacetylase family protein — translated: MQFAPLFPIIHRILQPSFPSCLWNGEPTTKAIALTFDDGPHPQYTPELLAVLDRYNITASFFWLGACVNRNPSIAKAICDRGHWIGLHGYDHRSFPMLSPIELKDSLEKTQAAIYDACDLPAEKVRDVRPPNGLFTPKTLNLLQQWKYRPVMWSVVPEDWVRPGVKEVVQRVLKQVQNGSLIVLHDGACGGQEVAATIQLLIPHLLEQGYQFITVDVFWRQLETL
- a CDS encoding helix-turn-helix transcriptional regulator produces the protein MKKKPKPRIALLREKAGLTQLELSRLVGVTESTIQNWESGRTGTDHIERIIRFCKALNCQVEDLIEYKDELTEEFVTKPTSLNDIHHLLGTEEATSTSRFEAGYSQHPKAPEISF